A region of the Haemophilus parainfluenzae genome:
CCTAAACTTCGGTTTAGGTCTTTTCTTATATAAATTAAACCTATAAATTGAAGGAATTTTTGAATGAAAAAGTGGATTATCTTGATTATTATCGCCGTTGCTGCAGGTTTAGGCTTAATGTCTAGCTACAATGGCTTAGTAAAAGCAGAAACTGAAATTGATTCTGTTTGGGCAAATGTTGAATCATCTTATCAACGTCGTGCTGATTTAATTCCGAACTTAGTAAATACTGTAAAAGGTCAAGCTAATTTTGAACAACAAACATTAACTAATGTAATCGAAGCTCGCGCAAAAGCGACACAAACTAAAATTGATCCGTCTAATTTAACGGAAGAACAATTAAACGAATTCCAACAAAATCAAAATCAAGTAGGTTCAGCATTATCTCGTTTACTTGTTACTGTAGAACAATACCCACAATTAAAAGCGAATGAAGGCTTTATGAACTTACAAGTGCAACTTGAAGGTACAGAAAACCGTATCAATGTGGCTCGTAATAAATTTAATGAAGCTGCACGTATTTATAATGAAAAAGTACGTCAATTCCCAACTAAATTAGCTGCAATGATTTTTGGTTTTAAAGCTAAACCTTACTTTAAATCAGCTGCAGGCGATGAAAACGCACCGACTGTAAACTTTAACTAAGGTTTATCTATGCCATTCTTTTCCAGAATTCCGGTAGATAAAAAGCAAATCGAGGCGGCGATTAGTCGCCTCGAAAGCTTAAGTTCGGCTGAGTTACGTGTTTATATTGAACGCAAAGTACCAAAGGCTTCAGCACAACTATCTGCAATGGAACGAGCTTTAGAAGTCTTTGACGAACTGGAAATGCATAAAACAGCGGCACAAAATGCTGTGTTGATTTATGTGGGATATAAAAATCATCTTTGTGCCATCGTAGGTGATAAAGGCATTCATCAATTTGTTGATGTGGCTTATTGGCAGTTACAATGCGATTTAATGATTGAGCAGTTTAAACAAAAAGCTTATACACAAGGTATTGTCGATGCGATTGATCGTATCAGTGATATTTTATCTCGCCATTTTCCTATTCAGCCTAATGATGTGAATGAATTATCTAATGAGGTAATTATTAATGGCTAAGCTTTTATCTTTTATGAAAAGTGCGGTTATTTTTAGCCTTGTTTTTTTTTGCTCAAATGGTTGTTGCGGCAGAATTTCCGTCTGCACCAAATCCTTTCCATTACATAAACGATTACACCAACACACTTTCTGCAGAACATAAGCAAATTTTAGAAAATAAACTAATTGCTTATAGTAAAGAAACGAGTTCACAAATCGCGGTTGTTTTGGTTCCTACAACCGGTGAATATGAAATTGCTGATTATACTTTTGCTTTAGGTGATAAATGGGGTATTGGACGTAAAAATCTGAACAATGGCGTGTTGATGCTGATTGCGAAGGATGATCGCAAAGTCTTTATCGCAACAGGGCAAGGTTTAGAAGGTGTATTGCCGGATGCTTTTTTATCGCAAGTTATCCGTTCGGCAATTTTGCCACAATTTAAACAAGGCCAATATGCGCAAGGTATTAATGACGGCTTAAACCAAATTATTGCGGCAAGTAAAGGCGAATTCGATGCGGCACAAGTTGAAGAAGATGCGTTCGATAAGTACATCCCATTCTTAATGGTATTGGCATT
Encoded here:
- a CDS encoding LemA family protein, with amino-acid sequence MKKWIILIIIAVAAGLGLMSSYNGLVKAETEIDSVWANVESSYQRRADLIPNLVNTVKGQANFEQQTLTNVIEARAKATQTKIDPSNLTEEQLNEFQQNQNQVGSALSRLLVTVEQYPQLKANEGFMNLQVQLEGTENRINVARNKFNEAARIYNEKVRQFPTKLAAMIFGFKAKPYFKSAAGDENAPTVNFN
- a CDS encoding TPM domain-containing protein, with amino-acid sequence MPFFSRIPVDKKQIEAAISRLESLSSAELRVYIERKVPKASAQLSAMERALEVFDELEMHKTAAQNAVLIYVGYKNHLCAIVGDKGIHQFVDVAYWQLQCDLMIEQFKQKAYTQGIVDAIDRISDILSRHFPIQPNDVNELSNEVIING